Proteins from a single region of Aureibacter tunicatorum:
- the purK gene encoding 5-(carboxyamino)imidazole ribonucleotide synthase, with protein sequence MSQAFYQNYKLGILGGGQLGKMLIQSAMDYNVDISILDPDANAPCKNIAAEFNIGKLTDFDTVYEFGKECDLVTIEIENVNTQALKKLREEGVKVFPQPEVIELIQDKRLQKQFYKENDIPTSPFILTDTKEDVLSNADFLPAVNKLGKEGYDGRGVQIIRTESDLSKAFEAPSLLEKLVDFETEISVIVARSEKGEVRTFPSVELSYHPVHNLVEFLFAPSTISEEIEKKAQDLAIDVITKLDMVGLLAVEMFVTKSGEVLVNEVAPRPHNSGHQTIEANFTSQYEQHLRAILDMPLGDTQALIPSIMVNLLGEDGYQGLAEYEGLDEVLSISGVNVHLYGKKITKPFRKMGHVTLVGHDTATLKENARFVKENLKIVSK encoded by the coding sequence ATGTCACAAGCGTTTTATCAAAATTACAAACTAGGAATACTAGGAGGCGGACAGCTAGGGAAAATGCTGATTCAATCAGCTATGGATTATAATGTTGATATTTCGATTTTGGACCCTGATGCCAACGCTCCTTGCAAAAACATCGCTGCGGAATTCAACATTGGAAAGCTAACAGACTTTGACACAGTCTATGAATTCGGCAAAGAATGCGATTTAGTGACTATAGAAATTGAAAACGTCAATACACAAGCCTTGAAAAAGCTCAGGGAAGAAGGCGTAAAGGTTTTTCCTCAACCTGAAGTCATAGAGCTAATACAAGACAAAAGGCTTCAAAAGCAATTCTACAAGGAAAACGACATCCCTACATCCCCGTTCATACTTACCGACACCAAAGAAGATGTGCTTAGCAATGCTGACTTTCTTCCAGCGGTGAATAAACTTGGCAAAGAAGGATATGATGGAAGAGGTGTTCAAATCATTAGAACAGAGAGCGACTTGAGCAAAGCATTTGAAGCTCCAAGCTTGTTGGAAAAACTTGTGGATTTCGAAACTGAAATCTCAGTCATCGTAGCAAGAAGTGAAAAAGGAGAAGTAAGAACATTTCCTTCTGTCGAGCTCAGCTACCACCCAGTGCATAACTTGGTAGAGTTTCTTTTTGCTCCATCAACAATAAGCGAGGAAATAGAGAAAAAAGCGCAAGATTTAGCCATTGATGTCATCACAAAACTTGACATGGTCGGACTATTGGCTGTGGAAATGTTTGTAACAAAATCAGGCGAAGTGCTTGTCAACGAAGTCGCCCCCAGACCGCATAACAGCGGACATCAAACTATTGAAGCGAACTTCACATCCCAATACGAACAACATCTAAGAGCTATTCTGGATATGCCGCTAGGAGACACTCAAGCCTTAATTCCTTCTATCATGGTCAATCTGCTGGGTGAAGACGGTTATCAAGGTCTTGCGGAATACGAAGGCTTGGACGAAGTCCTTTCCATTTCGGGAGTAAATGTGCACCTATATGGAAAGAAGATAACAAAACCATTCAGAAAGATGGGACATGTTACCTTAGTTGGGCACGATACGGCAACCTTAAAGGAAAATGCTCGTTTCGTTAAGGAAAATTTAAAAATTGTAAGTAAATAG
- the purE gene encoding 5-(carboxyamino)imidazole ribonucleotide mutase has protein sequence MSTIRVGIIMGSQSDLPVMKDAANVLKELGVEFELTIVSAHRTPERLMGYAQSAKGKGLKAIIAGAGGAAHLPGMVASMTSLPVIGVPVKSSNSIDGWDSVLSILQMPGGVPVATVALDGAKNAGILAAQIVGAFDEKVGERLDQYKEEMKQKVLDSASNVEELGYEKVLSNK, from the coding sequence ATGTCTACCATACGAGTTGGAATAATCATGGGAAGCCAATCAGACTTGCCAGTGATGAAGGATGCGGCGAATGTATTAAAAGAATTAGGCGTGGAGTTTGAGCTAACGATTGTATCAGCTCACAGAACCCCTGAAAGGCTTATGGGTTATGCCCAAAGCGCTAAAGGCAAAGGATTGAAAGCGATTATTGCTGGCGCTGGCGGAGCCGCTCATTTGCCAGGGATGGTAGCATCCATGACTTCGCTTCCTGTTATTGGAGTGCCTGTAAAGTCAAGCAATTCTATCGATGGGTGGGATTCTGTGCTTTCAATATTGCAAATGCCCGGCGGAGTGCCTGTAGCCACAGTAGCACTAGATGGAGCAAAAAATGCGGGAATTCTTGCCGCTCAAATCGTTGGAGCATTTGATGAAAAAGTCGGAGAAAGGCTTGATCAATACAAAGAAGAGATGAAGCAGAAAGTTCTGGACTCGGCTTCAAATGTCGAAGAATTGGGCTACGAAAAAGTTTTATCTAATAAATAA
- the recJ gene encoding single-stranded-DNA-specific exonuclease RecJ translates to MVKRWIYKDFPEESDVIRLSSEINVNKTIASVLLQRGIQNFDHAKKYFRPSLDDLYDPFLMKDMDKAVERIAQAIKQREKILIYGDYDVDGTTSVALVYKFLKLYYPNCEYYIPDRYKEGYGVSQKGIETAKEKNIKLIISLDCGIKAIDRIATAKSYGIDFIVCDHHLPGEDLPQAVAVLDPKRKDCPYPFKELSGCGVGFKLMQGFARYMEYDDNELMNSLDLLAVSIASDIVPIVDENRILAHFGLQQLNKKPSPGLQALIDLGNKSRMTISSIVFGIGPRINAAGRIAHANAAVDLLLAEGEEEASFLANKVNENNTIRKNVDSNITAEAIKMIEENDPSFDKKATVLFKSDWHKGVVGIVASRCIDKYYRPTIILTESNRKATGSARSVHGFDIYEAISDCSEYLDQYGGHMYAAGLTLDIEKVDAFKEKFEKIVEERISDEQLIPQIEVDYMLDFDQINFKFFNILKQMAPFGPENMQPVFVSKDLKICERPRILKEEHIKFKVTQEGSSTVMEAIGFGFAQYFELINSGMRFRMAYTIEENNFKDNKSLQLYIKDIKFD, encoded by the coding sequence ATGGTCAAAAGATGGATATATAAAGATTTCCCTGAAGAAAGCGATGTCATTCGCCTCTCTTCTGAAATCAATGTGAATAAAACTATAGCATCTGTGCTGTTACAGAGAGGAATCCAAAATTTTGACCACGCTAAGAAATATTTTAGGCCTTCATTGGATGATCTGTATGATCCATTCTTGATGAAGGATATGGACAAAGCTGTAGAGCGCATAGCTCAAGCTATCAAGCAAAGGGAAAAAATCCTTATTTACGGCGATTATGATGTGGATGGCACTACTTCGGTGGCTTTAGTCTACAAATTCCTTAAGCTCTATTATCCCAATTGCGAATATTATATTCCAGATCGATATAAAGAAGGGTATGGTGTTTCCCAAAAAGGCATCGAAACTGCCAAAGAAAAAAATATCAAGCTCATCATTAGCTTGGATTGCGGTATCAAAGCCATAGACCGCATTGCCACGGCTAAATCATATGGCATAGACTTTATCGTATGCGATCATCACTTGCCTGGCGAAGATTTGCCTCAAGCTGTCGCTGTGCTGGATCCTAAGCGAAAAGATTGCCCTTATCCATTCAAGGAGCTTTCCGGTTGCGGCGTAGGCTTCAAGCTTATGCAAGGGTTTGCTAGGTACATGGAATACGATGACAACGAGTTGATGAACTCATTGGACTTATTGGCAGTAAGCATTGCTTCAGATATAGTGCCTATTGTTGATGAAAACAGAATTCTCGCGCACTTTGGGCTTCAGCAATTAAATAAAAAGCCAAGCCCGGGGCTTCAAGCTCTTATCGACCTAGGCAATAAATCTCGAATGACAATTTCATCGATAGTATTCGGCATAGGCCCAAGAATCAATGCCGCGGGAAGAATAGCTCATGCTAACGCCGCTGTGGATTTGCTTTTGGCAGAAGGGGAAGAAGAAGCCTCTTTTCTTGCCAATAAGGTTAATGAAAACAACACCATTCGAAAGAATGTGGACAGCAATATTACAGCTGAGGCAATCAAAATGATCGAAGAGAACGATCCGTCATTCGACAAAAAAGCAACCGTTCTTTTCAAAAGCGACTGGCATAAAGGCGTAGTTGGGATTGTCGCCTCTCGTTGCATAGACAAATATTATCGCCCGACGATCATTTTAACAGAATCAAACCGCAAAGCTACTGGATCGGCTAGATCAGTACACGGCTTTGATATCTACGAAGCGATTTCCGACTGTTCGGAATATCTTGACCAATATGGCGGGCATATGTACGCCGCAGGACTTACTTTGGACATTGAAAAAGTTGACGCTTTCAAAGAAAAGTTCGAGAAGATTGTGGAAGAAAGAATCTCTGATGAACAACTGATCCCGCAAATCGAAGTTGATTATATGCTTGACTTCGACCAGATCAACTTTAAGTTCTTCAATATTCTGAAGCAAATGGCTCCTTTTGGTCCTGAGAACATGCAACCGGTATTTGTCAGCAAAGATCTGAAAATTTGCGAACGTCCAAGAATACTAAAAGAAGAACACATCAAATTCAAAGTGACTCAAGAAGGCTCTAGCACAGTCATGGAAGCTATAGGCTTTGGTTTTGCTCAATACTTTGAATTGATCAATAGCGGAATGAGATTTAGAATGGCTTATACTATTGAAGAAAACAACTTCAAAGACAATAAAAGCCTGCAATTATATATTAAAGATATAAAGTTTGATTAG
- a CDS encoding Fur family transcriptional regulator codes for MKSSEIFKKYDLRVTKCRRAIIDMLEESDCALAHSDLEEQLKEFDRVTLYRTLNTFLEIGIVHKVLDDHGVAKYALCNDSCDGAKKQHSHEHVHFKCKICDKTTCIDSVEVPEISLPEGFKVEETNILIVGVCKFCNLEKELEQG; via the coding sequence ATGAAATCAAGCGAAATTTTCAAAAAATATGATCTAAGAGTTACGAAATGCCGTAGAGCAATTATTGACATGCTTGAGGAGTCTGATTGTGCTTTGGCCCACTCAGACTTGGAAGAGCAGCTCAAGGAGTTCGACCGTGTAACACTATACCGCACATTAAACACATTTTTGGAAATAGGAATCGTTCACAAAGTTTTGGACGATCATGGCGTTGCCAAATACGCTCTTTGCAATGACAGTTGCGATGGGGCGAAAAAGCAACACTCCCATGAACATGTCCACTTCAAATGCAAGATATGCGACAAAACAACTTGCATTGACTCTGTTGAAGTTCCTGAAATATCTTTACCTGAAGGCTTCAAAGTAGAAGAGACGAACATCTTGATAGTTGGAGTTTGCAAATTTTGCAATTTAGAAAAAGAGCTAGAGCAAGGTTAA
- the recQ gene encoding DNA helicase RecQ: MSTTNALSLLKKYFGYDNFRLEQEKVIHSLLTGNDVLAIMPTGGGKSICYQIPALMHTGVAIVVSPLIALMRDQVESLKRNGIPSAYINSTMSSEEMLSVEKSCEQSAIKILYVSPEKLLTASFFDFLKKIEISFFAIDEAHCVSFWGHDFRPEYKKLGFLKKAYPNKPIIALTATADKLTRQDICKQLSIPEANVYISSFDRANLNLNVYPAQKRIQKINEFIQLRSDQAGIIYCLSRKSTEQVAEKLRAKGISAKAYHAKLSADERGSVQDDFIRDKIQVVCATIAFGMGIDKPNVRWVIHYNLPKNIESYYQEIGRAGRDGLPATCLLFYTLSDVILQKSMLSDLPMERRELQEAKLDRLRQFSEANICRRKILLNYFGEHLTENCQNCDVCQNPPTSFDGTILSQKALSAIVRGKESLQLGVLVDVLRGSKNQYILQRGFDQIKTFGAGKDISNNDWVNYIQQMLNLGLVDIAYDEHHFLKLTALSWKVLKGEMQVDLYKHVDKPVDKKNSRDIERDVLSETLLEKLRKLRTQIADSSNIPPYIVFSDATLLQMSIEYPLYERELKKISGVGEHKLQQYGDVFLKEIRSFVMEVATHVKSRKIGTQKVTFSFLTEGLSPEDIAVKRTLNQVTIYSHMAELFKKGYPIDLKRYVNDIDLERVSIALDKIGWDKGQKPLYDYLNGEVPYYKIRLCEALISKNEQVSQG; the protein is encoded by the coding sequence ATGAGCACAACCAATGCACTCAGCCTGCTAAAAAAATACTTTGGATACGATAATTTTCGACTTGAGCAAGAGAAAGTCATCCATTCATTATTAACAGGAAATGACGTATTGGCGATTATGCCTACGGGAGGCGGTAAATCTATCTGCTACCAAATTCCAGCTCTAATGCATACGGGTGTTGCCATAGTGGTGTCTCCTCTGATTGCTTTGATGAGAGATCAGGTGGAAAGCTTGAAAAGAAACGGTATTCCTTCAGCTTATATCAATAGCACCATGTCATCGGAGGAAATGCTTAGCGTCGAAAAAAGTTGCGAGCAATCCGCTATAAAAATATTGTACGTCTCTCCAGAGAAATTGCTAACAGCATCATTCTTTGATTTCCTGAAAAAAATTGAGATCAGCTTTTTCGCAATTGATGAAGCGCACTGCGTATCCTTTTGGGGCCACGACTTTAGGCCAGAATACAAAAAGCTTGGATTTCTTAAAAAAGCGTATCCTAACAAGCCTATTATAGCTTTGACAGCCACGGCCGACAAGCTAACTCGACAAGATATTTGCAAGCAATTAAGCATTCCAGAGGCAAATGTATACATATCCTCATTTGATAGAGCCAACCTGAATTTAAACGTTTATCCAGCTCAAAAACGAATTCAAAAGATCAACGAATTCATACAACTAAGATCTGATCAAGCGGGAATTATTTATTGCTTAAGCAGAAAGTCAACCGAACAAGTGGCAGAAAAACTCAGAGCCAAAGGCATCTCTGCCAAAGCATATCATGCAAAACTTTCCGCTGATGAAAGAGGCAGTGTTCAAGACGATTTCATCAGAGACAAAATCCAAGTTGTATGCGCGACTATCGCCTTTGGAATGGGTATAGACAAGCCCAATGTTCGTTGGGTTATTCATTACAATTTGCCCAAAAATATAGAAAGCTATTATCAGGAAATAGGAAGAGCGGGAAGAGACGGGTTGCCTGCAACATGTCTTTTGTTTTATACGCTTTCAGATGTTATTCTGCAAAAGTCCATGCTCTCCGACTTGCCAATGGAAAGAAGAGAACTACAGGAAGCGAAACTGGATAGATTAAGGCAGTTCTCCGAGGCCAATATTTGCAGAAGAAAAATTCTACTCAACTACTTCGGCGAACATTTGACTGAAAATTGCCAAAACTGCGATGTATGCCAAAATCCGCCAACCTCATTTGATGGAACTATTCTTAGCCAAAAAGCACTTTCAGCGATTGTCAGAGGAAAGGAAAGTCTCCAATTGGGCGTATTAGTGGATGTGTTAAGAGGTTCAAAAAACCAATACATACTCCAAAGAGGCTTTGATCAGATCAAAACCTTTGGAGCCGGCAAAGACATCAGCAATAATGACTGGGTCAATTATATTCAGCAAATGTTGAATTTAGGCCTTGTGGACATAGCATATGACGAACATCATTTTCTTAAACTAACAGCGCTAAGTTGGAAAGTTTTAAAAGGAGAAATGCAAGTCGACTTATACAAACATGTTGACAAGCCAGTAGACAAAAAGAACTCCAGAGACATAGAGCGAGATGTATTGTCCGAAACGCTTTTGGAAAAACTGCGAAAATTAAGAACCCAAATAGCGGACAGCAGCAACATACCTCCATACATTGTATTCAGCGATGCAACTTTGCTCCAGATGAGCATCGAATACCCATTATACGAAAGGGAACTGAAGAAAATCTCAGGAGTAGGAGAGCATAAGCTTCAACAGTATGGAGATGTCTTTCTCAAAGAAATTCGATCATTTGTCATGGAAGTTGCCACACACGTAAAATCGCGAAAAATCGGCACTCAAAAAGTCACATTTTCATTCTTAACCGAAGGCCTAAGCCCTGAAGACATCGCAGTCAAAAGAACGTTGAATCAAGTGACCATTTACTCTCATATGGCTGAACTCTTCAAGAAAGGCTATCCTATCGACTTAAAACGCTATGTAAATGACATCGACTTGGAAAGGGTTTCAATCGCATTGGATAAAATAGGTTGGGATAAAGGCCAAAAACCTCTTTACGATTATCTGAATGGAGAAGTCCCGTATTATAAAATTCGTCTTTGCGAAGCTCTAATCTCAAAAAACGAGCAGGTAAGTCAAGGGTAA
- the rpoN gene encoding RNA polymerase factor sigma-54 — MQKLELSQTLGQKLSPQQIQFIKLLQVPTAELESRVEEELEVNPALEEGADEVEGRGEEDVVDDFGSDSLEEGQDINLDEYLHDDYNGYKMYGDGFSEEEEKDVPMAMTATLNEQLLDQLNFVKMDPKSLVIAKQLIGSIESDGYIRRELSAIVNDLAFSQNVMTSEEEAEAILHKIQLFDPAGIAARDLQECLKIQLERKEQEDEDTIKIALRIINECYEDFTKKHYEKIAKKLGIKSVEDIKDAMAIIIKLNPKPGNITNEYIKTQYLIPDFLLSSTGSKLELTLNSKNAPELRINKSYSEMIETYDKSKKKDKKLRETVTFVKQKLDAAKWFIDAIRQRQQTLLNTMNAIIEHQIEFFQDGDESKLKPMILKDIAERIDMDISTISRVANSKSIQTDFGIYPLKYFFSEGITTDTGESVSSREVKHTLKGFIDHEDKRKPLSDDKLEKLLKAKGYNIARRTVAKYREQLNIPVARLRKELI; from the coding sequence ATGCAAAAGTTAGAATTATCCCAAACCCTTGGGCAGAAGCTCTCCCCCCAGCAGATACAATTTATTAAATTATTGCAAGTTCCAACGGCTGAACTTGAATCCAGAGTGGAAGAAGAGTTGGAAGTAAATCCTGCTCTTGAGGAAGGAGCTGATGAAGTTGAAGGACGAGGCGAAGAGGATGTTGTGGATGATTTCGGCAGTGATTCATTGGAAGAAGGGCAAGACATTAATCTTGATGAGTACTTGCATGATGATTATAATGGATACAAAATGTATGGAGATGGTTTTTCCGAAGAGGAAGAGAAGGATGTTCCAATGGCGATGACAGCTACGCTAAACGAACAGCTTCTTGACCAACTTAACTTTGTGAAAATGGATCCGAAAAGCCTTGTGATTGCCAAGCAATTGATAGGCAGCATTGAAAGCGATGGCTATATCAGAAGGGAATTGTCAGCGATAGTTAATGACTTGGCTTTTTCTCAAAATGTAATGACTAGCGAAGAAGAGGCGGAAGCGATTTTGCATAAAATACAGCTTTTTGATCCGGCGGGAATAGCCGCGAGAGACTTGCAGGAGTGCTTGAAGATTCAGTTGGAAAGAAAAGAGCAGGAAGATGAAGATACGATTAAGATAGCTTTGAGAATCATCAACGAATGTTATGAGGATTTTACCAAAAAGCATTATGAGAAGATCGCCAAAAAGCTTGGAATCAAAAGTGTCGAGGACATTAAAGATGCCATGGCGATTATTATCAAGCTTAATCCAAAGCCGGGAAATATCACCAATGAATATATTAAGACGCAATACCTTATCCCTGATTTCTTGCTTTCCAGCACTGGAAGCAAATTAGAGTTGACGCTGAACTCTAAGAATGCGCCAGAGCTTAGAATCAACAAGTCGTATTCTGAAATGATAGAAACTTACGACAAGAGCAAGAAAAAGGATAAAAAACTCAGAGAAACCGTTACTTTTGTAAAGCAGAAATTGGATGCTGCGAAATGGTTTATCGATGCGATTCGCCAGAGGCAACAAACATTGTTGAATACAATGAATGCTATCATAGAACATCAGATAGAGTTTTTTCAAGATGGCGACGAGAGCAAGTTGAAACCAATGATCCTAAAGGATATCGCTGAAAGAATCGACATGGATATTTCGACGATTTCCAGAGTGGCGAATAGCAAATCTATTCAGACAGATTTTGGAATTTATCCTTTAAAGTATTTCTTTTCGGAGGGTATTACTACAGATACTGGAGAGAGTGTCAGCAGCAGAGAGGTTAAGCATACTTTGAAAGGCTTTATAGACCATGAAGACAAAAGAAAACCGCTTTCTGACGATAAACTTGAGAAATTATTGAAAGCCAAAGGCTATAACATAGCTAGACGAACAGTAGCGAAGTACAGGGAACAATTGAATATCCCTGTAGCGAGATTGAGAAAGGAATTAATATAG
- a CDS encoding porin family protein, whose translation MKIHMLAFQCVMAIALSIFSMDVNAQDVHLVGLRAGSSIGSIYYAPKPGGLPLPTGSQVGFLGGAFYRYFYRPHTGFHVELSYIQKGFGQNLDNFTSSPTNLIGKDVEMSINYLQIPAMSSFYIFKGKTKVIVNLGVYVAYALSGNSLRGELDSSGEVVFVNNDLDFSSINLNRLDAGVVGGAAFQRAFDFGILELEFRYSFGLNNIYNQDIETNPFNSQNLAYSFSINYLFQLKKDKSKFNYIVKKKD comes from the coding sequence ATGAAAATTCATATGCTGGCTTTTCAATGCGTGATGGCGATCGCATTGAGTATTTTTTCAATGGATGTTAATGCTCAAGACGTGCATCTTGTAGGTTTGAGAGCTGGAAGTTCTATTGGAAGCATTTATTATGCTCCAAAGCCAGGAGGATTGCCATTGCCTACAGGCTCGCAAGTTGGGTTTCTAGGTGGAGCGTTTTATAGATATTTTTATCGACCGCATACTGGTTTTCATGTAGAGTTAAGCTATATACAGAAAGGGTTTGGGCAAAACTTAGACAACTTCACTTCAAGCCCGACAAATTTGATTGGAAAAGATGTGGAGATGAGCATTAACTATCTTCAGATTCCAGCGATGAGTTCCTTTTATATTTTCAAAGGCAAGACGAAAGTGATTGTTAATCTGGGAGTGTATGTAGCTTACGCATTGTCTGGAAATTCATTGCGAGGCGAGCTTGACAGCAGCGGCGAAGTAGTCTTCGTTAATAATGATTTGGATTTCTCCTCTATAAATCTAAATCGTTTGGATGCAGGAGTCGTGGGTGGAGCTGCTTTTCAAAGAGCTTTTGATTTTGGCATATTGGAATTGGAGTTTAGATACTCTTTTGGATTAAATAATATTTATAATCAAGATATAGAGACTAATCCATTTAATTCGCAGAATTTGGCATATTCGTTTTCTATAAATTATTTATTCCAATTGAAGAAAGACAAATCCAAATTCAACTATATCGTGAAGAAGAAAGATTGA
- a CDS encoding serine acetyltransferase yields MHRSFIKKLYEEHRKSERMPYHTDICIFTERVFQLLFPQNSEQIFHSAEELEVYYYALENQLLSIFTKIQKQLPKPAEELTKAFMEKLPNIYDKLKKDAKAISMGDPAAQDLNQVIRTYPGFYGIAIYRMAHEMCLLDIPLLPRILTEFSHEKTGIDIHPAATIGEYFFIDHGTGIVIGGTAIIGDHVKIYQGVTLGALSVEKHMASMKRHPTIEDGVVIYAGATILGGNTVVGNNSVIGGNVWLTESVEPYTKVYHKAQVIKKVSKDESDAIHFSI; encoded by the coding sequence ATGCATCGTTCATTTATTAAAAAACTTTACGAAGAGCATCGCAAAAGCGAGAGAATGCCATATCATACGGATATTTGCATCTTCACAGAGAGAGTATTTCAGTTGCTTTTTCCCCAGAATTCCGAACAAATATTTCATTCAGCGGAAGAGTTGGAAGTGTATTACTATGCTTTGGAAAATCAGTTGTTGAGTATTTTTACAAAAATACAAAAGCAACTGCCTAAGCCTGCGGAGGAATTGACGAAAGCTTTTATGGAAAAGCTGCCAAATATCTATGATAAGCTTAAAAAGGATGCTAAAGCCATATCCATGGGAGATCCTGCGGCACAGGATCTTAACCAAGTGATTAGAACCTATCCCGGCTTTTATGGAATTGCTATCTATAGAATGGCGCATGAAATGTGCTTGCTTGATATTCCCCTGTTGCCTCGTATATTGACGGAATTTTCTCATGAGAAGACAGGCATAGACATTCATCCCGCGGCTACGATAGGCGAATATTTCTTTATTGATCACGGTACTGGTATCGTGATTGGCGGCACCGCGATTATTGGAGATCATGTGAAGATCTATCAAGGTGTAACACTAGGAGCTCTTAGTGTTGAAAAACACATGGCTAGTATGAAAAGGCACCCTACGATTGAGGATGGAGTGGTCATTTATGCCGGAGCGACGATCTTGGGAGGAAATACTGTAGTTGGCAATAATTCAGTGATTGGAGGAAATGTATGGTTGACGGAAAGCGTGGAGCCATATACTAAAGTGTATCATAAAGCGCAGGTAATTAAAAAAGTCAGCAAGGATGAATCTGATGCGATACATTTTTCAATTTGA
- a CDS encoding class I SAM-dependent methyltransferase produces the protein MTLDYHQINRSLGNMDLYLMDQLLKGRFEKEHRILDVGCGEGRNLYYFIQQGYEIYGIDQDRQAIKFLKMLSKTLNSDLDADCFIHGDASDMPYPPRAFDVVICNAVLHFAKDLENFMQMISELERVVKLEGSVFIRMAFDLDGMPELNEEFPFRLNRTLLEKVKKKFDFEEIEPFKTVLIPEMRSMATIILKKMKP, from the coding sequence ATGACTTTAGATTATCATCAGATCAATAGATCATTGGGAAATATGGATCTCTATCTTATGGACCAATTACTGAAAGGTAGATTTGAGAAAGAACATAGAATCTTGGATGTAGGGTGCGGAGAGGGTAGAAATCTTTATTACTTTATCCAGCAGGGCTATGAGATATATGGAATTGATCAAGATCGGCAGGCAATCAAATTCCTGAAAATGCTCTCAAAGACACTCAATTCTGATCTTGATGCTGATTGCTTTATTCATGGGGATGCATCGGATATGCCATATCCCCCTAGAGCTTTTGATGTGGTGATTTGCAACGCTGTGTTACATTTTGCGAAGGATTTGGAAAACTTTATGCAAATGATATCAGAACTCGAAAGAGTTGTGAAGTTGGAGGGATCTGTTTTTATTAGAATGGCTTTTGATCTTGATGGCATGCCGGAGTTGAATGAAGAATTCCCCTTTCGGTTGAATCGTACGTTGTTGGAAAAGGTGAAAAAGAAGTTTGATTTTGAGGAAATAGAGCCATTTAAAACTGTTTTGATACCAGAAATGAGAAGCATGGCTACAATTATCCTGAAAAAAATGAAACCTTAA
- a CDS encoding STAS/SEC14 domain-containing protein: MIQLIDDMVTEMQTNEEFVLGFEFTGEFDIKIVEEFVNLVRPKLNASEKTLNLFCKIDQADFSHITLKSFLDNQWIDIIKTFNPENGKKIHRVAVVGNSDFEKKLVEADAFFAKLWNKNIDERYFKINDIDKAWDFVLEA; this comes from the coding sequence TTGATTCAACTAATTGACGATATGGTAACAGAGATGCAGACTAATGAAGAATTCGTGCTTGGGTTCGAGTTCACAGGAGAATTTGATATTAAAATTGTGGAAGAGTTTGTCAACTTGGTCAGACCCAAGCTTAATGCGAGCGAAAAAACATTGAATTTATTTTGTAAGATTGATCAGGCGGATTTCAGTCATATTACTTTGAAATCTTTCTTGGACAATCAATGGATTGATATTATTAAGACATTCAATCCCGAAAATGGCAAAAAAATTCATAGAGTTGCTGTGGTTGGTAATTCGGACTTTGAGAAAAAACTTGTGGAGGCAGATGCTTTTTTTGCCAAGCTATGGAATAAGAATATTGACGAAAGGTATTTTAAAATAAACGATATAGATAAGGCTTGGGATTTTGTGCTTGAAGCATAA